The Thermococcus thermotolerans genome contains a region encoding:
- a CDS encoding PH domain-containing protein produces MKPLEEELKKVESNIEELEKRCSKKLKKYSKQNKADWRILSFLAPELEETLAALAQGDFMTAKDKLEEAESKLENIQEKYGFLASYDFEDIFQFDSWENEPCIVEWNLEVDDDYSRGLSALKFASNVCHVLHYGDMEEARELLEDAQEKLRRMREEKWDYSCGNLKFFQYLFEFHYFLLKTVVEAYEAEVGAASRLAEKQAKRFAEAKPVEVPAHVEKVTVSAEEPEKELYRGEVRFKMGAMSQERVGNLVITNKRLKLTGKYRLRGMVATVAVKAALRAAGVGEVHEEFPLGEIKFLELKKAILGGYYLEFKARGKKFTIYTDAAQHIYNLLRQYGAEAL; encoded by the coding sequence ATGAAACCACTCGAAGAAGAACTCAAGAAAGTTGAAAGTAACATCGAAGAGCTCGAAAAACGATGTAGCAAAAAGCTGAAGAAGTACTCTAAACAGAACAAAGCGGACTGGAGAATACTCTCGTTTTTAGCTCCGGAGCTTGAGGAGACTTTAGCGGCTCTCGCACAGGGCGATTTCATGACTGCCAAAGATAAACTGGAAGAAGCGGAGAGCAAGCTTGAAAATATCCAAGAAAAATACGGCTTCCTAGCAAGTTATGACTTCGAGGATATTTTCCAATTCGATTCGTGGGAGAATGAACCCTGCATAGTTGAATGGAACCTCGAGGTAGATGACGACTATTCGAGGGGCCTCTCCGCCCTGAAGTTCGCCTCGAACGTGTGCCACGTCCTGCACTACGGAGACATGGAAGAGGCGAGGGAACTGCTGGAAGATGCCCAGGAAAAATTAAGGCGCATGAGGGAAGAGAAATGGGACTACTCCTGCGGTAACCTCAAATTTTTCCAGTACCTATTCGAGTTCCACTACTTCCTGTTAAAGACGGTGGTTGAAGCCTACGAAGCTGAGGTTGGAGCGGCCTCAAGACTAGCGGAAAAACAGGCGAAGCGCTTCGCCGAGGCGAAACCAGTGGAGGTTCCGGCTCACGTTGAAAAAGTCACCGTTTCGGCAGAGGAACCCGAGAAAGAGCTTTACAGGGGTGAGGTAAGGTTCAAGATGGGCGCGATGAGTCAGGAGCGCGTTGGGAACCTCGTGATAACGAACAAGCGCTTGAAACTCACCGGCAAGTACAGGCTGCGGGGCATGGTGGCAACCGTAGCGGTTAAAGCCGCTTTAAGAGCGGCCGGAGTTGGCGAGGTCCACGAGGAGTTCCCGCTGGGTGAGATAAAATTCCTAGAGTTGAAGAAGGCCATACTCGGCGGTTATTACCTTGAGTTCAAAGCCCGGGGCAAGAAGTTCACCATCTATACTGATGCCGCCCAGCACATCTACAACCTCCTGAGACAGTACGGGGCAGAAGCGCTCTGA
- a CDS encoding AAA family ATPase produces the protein MEPFPETPITNVDELYGREKEVSRLRQLVIEKRRWVALIGPRAVGKTSLARAFATYYSSTTGRPAVYSNFAGIHNFTEFVERFGLDVMNLVHEDKLKLRRVSLGIKFLEAVLEREEGISIVPKNPAALFDEIMRALPEGSLLVWDEVQDMRTERNKLLAALWRLHNALAEKRPTIIFTGSAMGLFKKLLNPEYDDYLYGRAPVRVDVEPWDVQTGVKFLKRGLLTAGNVDFSLDELREASIKLGGFPGYLASYGRGRIDGLTHRRALKNAHEEAVKRAMSELKSFVRLRPQREYQRKVIALLNAMGEGVSRPSSLARLSGLTEVSVVNTLETLLEMGIVEKESKSKVVSIYRFKYGFYQEAALGIKM, from the coding sequence ATGGAGCCCTTTCCGGAGACCCCGATAACCAATGTTGATGAACTGTACGGTAGAGAAAAGGAAGTTTCCCGGTTGCGTCAGCTTGTCATCGAAAAGAGACGATGGGTTGCGCTCATAGGGCCGAGAGCCGTTGGGAAGACCAGTCTCGCGAGGGCGTTCGCTACCTACTATTCTTCCACAACAGGTAGGCCTGCAGTTTATTCAAACTTTGCTGGCATTCACAACTTTACCGAATTCGTGGAGAGGTTCGGACTAGACGTCATGAATCTAGTGCATGAGGACAAACTCAAGCTCAGGAGGGTCTCTTTGGGTATTAAGTTCTTAGAAGCGGTTCTCGAAAGAGAGGAGGGGATTTCCATCGTCCCTAAGAATCCCGCGGCCCTCTTTGATGAAATCATGAGGGCTCTTCCTGAGGGAAGCCTGCTCGTATGGGATGAGGTTCAGGACATGCGGACGGAAAGAAACAAGCTCCTCGCCGCACTGTGGAGGCTTCATAACGCTCTCGCGGAGAAAAGGCCCACAATAATCTTCACAGGCTCCGCTATGGGACTCTTCAAGAAGCTCCTGAATCCCGAATACGATGATTACCTCTATGGACGTGCTCCAGTCAGGGTGGATGTTGAGCCCTGGGACGTTCAAACTGGAGTTAAGTTTTTAAAAAGAGGCCTCCTCACGGCGGGAAACGTAGATTTTTCCCTTGACGAGCTTCGGGAGGCGTCTATTAAACTGGGTGGTTTTCCGGGTTACCTGGCCTCTTATGGTAGGGGGAGGATTGATGGGCTGACCCACAGGAGGGCCCTTAAAAACGCCCATGAAGAAGCCGTTAAGAGGGCCATGAGCGAACTCAAGAGTTTTGTCAGGTTGCGCCCACAAAGGGAGTATCAGAGAAAAGTGATAGCGCTCTTAAACGCCATGGGTGAGGGTGTTTCCAGGCCATCATCACTTGCAAGGCTATCTGGATTGACGGAAGTCAGCGTCGTCAACACGCTTGAAACCCTTCTGGAGATGGGGATAGTTGAAAAAGAATCCAAGAGTAAGGTAGTGAGCATCTACCGGTTCAAATACGGCTTTTATCAGGAAGCGGCGCTGGGAATTAAGATGTAG
- a CDS encoding helicase C-terminal domain-containing protein, with the protein MSETRTPEYFPYEGLRPHQREFIELVSEAVKNGENAIIEAPTGFGKTVSVLAGILPHAKEMGYKVLYLARTHRQMDRVIEELKAINKKNPVSGIELRSRKDLCLHTYLTQFTSDAYTAMVVCKNLKKLGKCEFYENEKKKKTEFDELVKFFLSEPSHPAEILSYAETLELCPYDLTKRIAEKADVIVASYLYLLSPTIRENFISSLDVDYSDLIVVFDEAHNLPDQAISALSDRISIHTVNRAIKEADEYNEHEIANFLSIFGRGLEMLYDEKLKDRDVHETPILPELIFSHVVDILSLDTRGLVRILNDMVAVGDAIREDRIEKGKPPRSYIGRIGEFLLFWLSLIGREDYLFLMSRDKGLSLELVALDPSKALSFIRNVQSAVFMSGTLTPMEAFRDVMGIENARMKKFPRMVKRENAQVLVAKDVSTRGDERSLQVYRRMVDYIVEAVKVIPKNVGVFTASYEVLQGLLSANLQVRLEETGKAIFIEKQGVSSAENDAMIASFKAHARGRGAVLLGVMGGRNSEGQDYSGDEMNGVILVGIPYARPTPRVQAQIRYFERKFPGKGRYYGYYLPAHRKLVQAAGRVHRSAEEKGSIIVLDYRLLWSSIKKDLPDWMRETMRPVDLPRMRLYLRRFWG; encoded by the coding sequence ATGAGTGAGACCAGAACTCCAGAATACTTTCCCTACGAAGGCCTCAGGCCCCATCAGCGGGAGTTCATAGAGCTCGTCTCAGAGGCCGTTAAAAACGGAGAAAACGCTATAATCGAAGCCCCTACGGGGTTTGGAAAGACCGTGAGCGTTTTAGCCGGAATCCTGCCCCACGCCAAGGAGATGGGCTACAAGGTTCTCTACCTAGCCAGAACCCACAGACAGATGGACAGAGTTATTGAGGAACTGAAGGCTATAAACAAGAAGAACCCCGTTTCTGGCATCGAGCTGAGGAGCAGGAAGGACCTCTGCCTTCACACCTACCTCACCCAGTTCACGAGCGACGCCTATACGGCCATGGTAGTCTGCAAGAACCTCAAGAAGCTCGGCAAATGTGAGTTCTATGAGAACGAGAAGAAGAAAAAGACGGAGTTTGACGAGCTGGTGAAGTTCTTCCTGAGTGAGCCGAGCCATCCGGCCGAGATTCTGAGCTACGCAGAAACCCTGGAGCTGTGCCCCTACGATTTAACCAAGAGGATAGCGGAGAAGGCTGACGTCATAGTGGCCAGCTACCTCTACCTCCTCAGCCCAACGATTCGGGAGAACTTCATAAGCTCCCTTGACGTTGACTACTCAGACCTGATAGTGGTTTTTGACGAAGCCCACAACCTGCCTGACCAAGCCATCTCGGCCTTGAGCGACCGGATAAGCATACACACGGTAAACAGGGCGATAAAAGAAGCTGATGAGTACAACGAGCACGAGATAGCCAACTTCCTCAGCATTTTCGGCCGCGGATTGGAGATGCTCTACGACGAAAAGCTCAAGGACAGGGACGTGCACGAAACCCCCATTCTGCCGGAGCTGATTTTTTCACACGTCGTTGACATCCTGAGCCTCGACACCCGTGGCCTCGTCAGGATACTCAACGACATGGTCGCCGTTGGCGACGCCATAAGGGAGGACAGGATAGAGAAGGGCAAGCCGCCCCGCTCTTACATAGGCAGAATAGGCGAGTTCCTCCTATTCTGGCTCTCACTCATTGGACGGGAGGACTACCTCTTCCTCATGAGCAGGGACAAAGGGCTGAGCCTTGAGCTTGTGGCACTGGATCCCTCGAAAGCCCTGAGCTTCATCAGAAACGTCCAGAGTGCGGTTTTCATGTCCGGAACCCTCACCCCGATGGAGGCATTCCGCGACGTCATGGGCATCGAGAACGCCCGGATGAAGAAGTTCCCGAGGATGGTCAAACGGGAGAACGCACAGGTTCTGGTCGCCAAAGACGTCTCGACGAGAGGCGATGAGCGTTCGCTCCAGGTTTACAGGCGCATGGTGGACTACATCGTGGAGGCGGTCAAGGTTATACCGAAGAACGTCGGAGTCTTTACGGCTTCCTACGAGGTTCTCCAGGGCCTTCTCTCGGCTAACCTTCAAGTCAGGCTTGAGGAAACGGGAAAGGCGATATTCATTGAGAAGCAGGGCGTCAGCTCAGCGGAGAACGATGCGATGATAGCGAGCTTCAAGGCCCACGCCAGGGGGAGGGGAGCGGTGCTCCTCGGCGTCATGGGTGGAAGAAACAGCGAGGGGCAGGACTACAGTGGCGACGAGATGAACGGGGTTATTTTGGTTGGCATACCCTACGCGAGGCCGACGCCGAGGGTTCAGGCCCAGATAAGATACTTTGAAAGGAAGTTCCCCGGAAAGGGCCGATACTACGGCTATTACCTGCCGGCCCACAGGAAGCTTGTTCAAGCCGCCGGAAGGGTTCACCGCTCAGCCGAGGAGAAGGGCTCAATCATAGTCCTCGACTACCGCCTCCTCTGGAGCTCAATAAAGAAGGACCTGCCGGACTGGATGCGCGAGACCATGAGGCCGGTTGATTTACCGAGGATGAGGCTCTACCTGCGGAGGTTCTGGGGTTAG
- a CDS encoding chloride channel protein: protein MSSVDEKDQRLIEYSVEAIIIAWLAYLFLYQNFLLHTWHRGLPLPPKWPFAIFGIIAGALFFWYEWRRFEKELERKAEAPLKSLLPVALKGENTNPGEPSEEKQEGERAEPVTEES, encoded by the coding sequence GTGAGCAGTGTGGACGAGAAGGATCAGAGACTCATTGAGTACTCCGTGGAGGCGATTATAATAGCCTGGCTTGCGTACCTGTTCCTTTATCAGAACTTCCTGCTTCACACATGGCACCGCGGGCTGCCATTGCCACCAAAATGGCCGTTTGCAATATTTGGGATTATTGCAGGAGCACTGTTCTTTTGGTACGAGTGGAGGCGATTCGAGAAGGAGCTTGAACGGAAGGCAGAAGCTCCCCTCAAGTCCCTTCTACCTGTTGCTTTGAAGGGTGAGAACACGAACCCCGGAGAACCTTCTGAGGAAAAGCAGGAGGGCGAAAGGGCCGAGCCCGTTACCGAGGAATCCTGA
- a CDS encoding M42 family metallopeptidase: MVDYELLKKIVEAPGVSGYEFLGVRDVVVEAFKPYVDEIKVDKLGNVIAHKKGKGPKVMLAAHMDQIGLMVTHIEKNGFLRVAPVGGVDPRTLIAQRFKVWIGPNEFIYGVGGSVPPHIQKPEQRNKAPTWEQVFIDIGAESKEEAEEMGVKVGTIITWDGRLERLGKHRLVSIAFDDRIAVYTLVKAAQELGETDADIYFVATVQEEVGLRGARVSAFGIDPDYGFAIDVTIAADVPGTPEHKQVTQLGKGTAIKIMDRSVICHPTIVRWMEELAKKHEIPYQWDILLGGGTDAGAIHLNKAGVPTGAISVPARYIHSNAEVVDERDVDAGVKLMVKVLEEIPEFKL, encoded by the coding sequence ATGGTGGACTACGAGCTTCTCAAGAAGATAGTTGAAGCGCCCGGTGTTTCCGGGTACGAGTTCCTTGGCGTTAGAGACGTTGTTGTGGAGGCTTTCAAGCCCTACGTTGACGAGATTAAGGTTGACAAGCTCGGCAACGTCATAGCCCACAAGAAGGGCAAGGGCCCGAAGGTCATGCTGGCCGCACATATGGATCAGATAGGCCTCATGGTGACCCACATCGAGAAGAACGGGTTCCTCCGCGTTGCACCCGTTGGAGGCGTTGATCCGAGGACACTTATAGCCCAGCGCTTCAAGGTCTGGATAGGCCCGAACGAGTTTATCTACGGTGTCGGTGGCTCCGTTCCGCCCCACATCCAAAAGCCGGAGCAGAGAAACAAGGCGCCAACGTGGGAGCAGGTCTTCATAGACATAGGCGCGGAGAGCAAGGAAGAGGCCGAGGAGATGGGCGTCAAGGTCGGCACGATAATAACATGGGACGGAAGGCTTGAGCGCCTTGGAAAGCACAGGCTCGTCAGCATAGCCTTCGACGACAGGATAGCCGTTTATACCCTTGTTAAAGCCGCCCAGGAGCTTGGAGAGACCGACGCGGACATATACTTCGTTGCCACCGTGCAGGAAGAGGTTGGCCTTCGCGGAGCCAGGGTTTCCGCCTTCGGCATAGACCCAGACTACGGCTTTGCCATCGACGTTACCATAGCGGCTGACGTTCCTGGGACTCCAGAGCACAAGCAGGTCACCCAGCTCGGCAAGGGAACCGCGATAAAGATAATGGACCGCTCCGTCATCTGCCACCCCACCATCGTCCGCTGGATGGAAGAACTGGCAAAGAAGCACGAGATTCCGTACCAGTGGGACATCCTCCTCGGTGGAGGAACCGATGCCGGAGCCATACACCTGAACAAGGCAGGAGTTCCGACGGGAGCCATAAGCGTCCCGGCGCGCTACATCCACTCCAACGCCGAGGTGGTCGACGAACGCGATGTCGACGCCGGCGTCAAACTGATGGTCAAGGTTCTTGAGGAGATACCGGAGTTCAAGCTCTGA
- the sfsA gene encoding DNA/RNA nuclease SfsA yields the protein MELLRLETVPCTFLKRLNRFVALVEVEGEERKALVTNTGRLEEFMVPGRKAFCTPKSGGKTDFVLVAFEDLNKRGAVIDTRTQAKAFERAVELGLVPWLRDCRIKRREVTVGKSRLDYLFECPGGEIYAEMKSAVLRGGNKGEYAMYPDCPSVRGRRHIMELIELSKAGKRAMIFFIGAMPGVEKFMPYERGDPEIARLLREAKKAGVKIHALSLSLLPDGRVVLDRPSLEIELGEDF from the coding sequence ATGGAGTTGCTCAGACTTGAGACCGTGCCCTGCACATTCCTCAAAAGGCTCAACCGCTTCGTGGCGCTGGTTGAGGTTGAAGGTGAGGAGAGGAAAGCCTTGGTGACCAACACCGGCCGCTTGGAGGAGTTTATGGTCCCGGGAAGGAAGGCATTCTGTACGCCCAAGAGCGGCGGGAAGACTGACTTCGTTCTCGTTGCCTTCGAGGATTTGAACAAGAGAGGGGCGGTGATAGACACGAGAACCCAGGCTAAAGCCTTCGAGAGGGCAGTCGAGCTCGGTCTGGTTCCCTGGCTCAGGGACTGCAGGATAAAGAGGAGGGAAGTAACCGTTGGGAAGTCCCGCTTGGATTACCTCTTCGAGTGCCCAGGTGGAGAAATCTACGCCGAGATGAAGAGCGCCGTCCTGCGCGGGGGGAATAAGGGTGAGTACGCCATGTATCCTGACTGCCCCAGTGTAAGGGGGCGGAGGCACATCATGGAGCTGATAGAGCTCTCGAAAGCCGGAAAGAGGGCCATGATCTTCTTCATCGGCGCGATGCCGGGCGTTGAAAAGTTCATGCCCTACGAGAGGGGCGACCCCGAGATAGCGAGGCTCCTTAGAGAGGCCAAAAAGGCGGGCGTTAAAATCCACGCGCTCAGTCTATCCCTCCTGCCTGATGGAAGGGTCGTCCTCGATAGGCCGAGCCTTGAAATCGAACTTGGGGAGGATTTTTAA
- a CDS encoding toprim domain-containing protein: MAIVDVRILVEGASDVEVVSKALQGLALGSEYNITISSIIPTTNVEIAKSAAAGADLLIIATDADRVGRDLAERLFSELGEMVGHVERMKLPLGHDLEHVDVELVRKELKNTLVRAGLKSLQILPEYMALRNQLLDLKGRYDSLSEEYRKLKEEYEAVAKAYEELKEENEKLREENEGLKALLESSKNIYRIDEAWKSLFPAEPVPDEAYIGKAVEKLGLAGRVIVGQGYIFAEDKGLVDELLRTVYLSMTIKEEPPKPPKPPAEEPPKPLEPEPRSGPEVVENAEVKPDDIEGLLKGL; this comes from the coding sequence ATGGCCATTGTCGATGTTAGAATCCTGGTTGAAGGTGCGAGCGACGTGGAGGTCGTAAGCAAAGCCCTTCAGGGTCTCGCTTTGGGGAGCGAATACAACATAACGATCTCCTCCATAATCCCGACAACGAACGTTGAGATAGCGAAGAGCGCCGCGGCCGGTGCAGACCTCCTCATCATAGCTACCGATGCCGACAGGGTTGGCAGAGACCTGGCGGAGAGGCTCTTCAGCGAGCTCGGTGAAATGGTCGGCCACGTTGAAAGGATGAAGCTCCCCCTCGGCCACGATCTGGAGCACGTTGACGTTGAGCTCGTCAGAAAGGAGCTCAAGAACACTCTCGTAAGGGCAGGCCTCAAGAGCCTCCAGATACTTCCGGAATACATGGCGCTCAGGAACCAGCTACTCGACCTCAAGGGCCGCTATGACAGCCTTAGTGAGGAGTACAGAAAGCTCAAGGAGGAGTACGAGGCGGTAGCAAAGGCCTATGAGGAGCTGAAAGAAGAAAACGAAAAGCTCAGGGAGGAGAACGAAGGCCTTAAGGCACTCCTGGAGAGCTCCAAGAACATATACCGCATTGACGAGGCCTGGAAGTCGCTCTTCCCGGCGGAGCCGGTTCCCGATGAGGCGTACATCGGAAAGGCCGTCGAGAAGCTCGGCCTGGCGGGCAGGGTGATAGTGGGACAGGGCTACATCTTTGCCGAGGACAAGGGTCTCGTGGACGAACTCCTCAGGACGGTTTACCTCAGCATGACAATAAAAGAGGAGCCTCCCAAGCCGCCCAAGCCTCCGGCCGAAGAACCGCCGAAGCCCCTGGAGCCCGAACCCCGGAGCGGGCCGGAGGTCGTTGAGAACGCCGAGGTAAAGCCCGACGACATCGAGGGACTCCTGAAGGGGCTGTGA
- the xerA gene encoding site-specific tyrosine recombinase/integron integrase, producing the protein MDFNETLEEYETYLDLEGKSPNTIRMYSYYVRRYLEWGGKLNSRSALRFLARLRKEGYSNRSLNLVVQALRSYFRFEGAEEEAEKLKPPKVPRSLPKALTREEVRKLLSVIPPTRQRDRLIFLLLYGAGLRVSELCNLKKSDVDFERSLIIVRGGKGAKDRVVPVPSFLMEAINSYLETRTDSSEYLIVEEGRREKDRISPKTVWYLLRKYGQKAGIRVTPHMLRHSFATHMLENGVDIRAIQELLGHSNLSTTQIYTKVTVEHLRKAQEKARLIEGLVE; encoded by the coding sequence ATGGACTTCAACGAGACCCTGGAAGAGTACGAGACGTACCTTGACCTTGAAGGAAAGAGCCCGAACACGATTAGGATGTACTCCTACTATGTGCGCAGATACCTTGAGTGGGGCGGAAAGCTCAACTCCCGCTCCGCCCTCCGTTTTCTCGCGAGGCTTAGAAAGGAGGGCTACTCCAACAGGAGCCTGAATCTGGTCGTTCAGGCACTTCGCTCCTACTTTCGTTTTGAGGGTGCTGAGGAGGAGGCCGAGAAGCTCAAGCCTCCGAAGGTTCCCAGGAGTCTGCCGAAGGCTCTAACCCGCGAGGAGGTCAGGAAGTTGCTCTCCGTGATACCTCCAACGAGACAGCGCGACAGGCTGATATTTCTCCTGCTCTACGGAGCGGGCCTTAGGGTAAGCGAGCTGTGCAACCTGAAAAAAAGTGACGTGGACTTCGAGCGCTCACTCATAATCGTCCGCGGGGGCAAGGGTGCAAAGGACAGGGTCGTTCCGGTTCCGAGCTTTCTAATGGAGGCTATAAATTCCTACCTTGAGACGAGAACGGACTCCAGCGAGTACCTCATAGTTGAGGAAGGGCGCAGAGAAAAGGACAGGATATCGCCCAAGACCGTCTGGTATCTCCTCAGGAAATACGGGCAGAAGGCCGGCATCAGGGTCACGCCACACATGCTCCGCCACAGCTTCGCGACTCACATGCTCGAAAACGGTGTCGACATAAGGGCCATTCAGGAACTGCTCGGCCATTCCAACCTCTCAACAACGCAGATATACACCAAAGTCACCGTCGAGCACCTAAGAAAGGCCCAGGAGAAGGCGAGGCTCATAGAGGGGCTGGTGGAGTAG
- the pfkC gene encoding ADP-specific phosphofructokinase translates to MRLLDEARGISVYTAYNTNVDAITFLNGEVVQRLIEEFGAEAVRKRMDDYPREINEPLDFVARLVHALKTGKPMAVPLVNEELHEWFDSHFKYDVERMGGQAGIIANLLANLDFRRVIVYTPHLARKQAEMFVDRPNLLYPRIEDGRLTFKHPREAYRENDPIKVNRIFEFRAGTTFKLGDETIKVPFSGRFIVSARFESIRIYTEPELKRFLPEIGLQVDGAILSGYQGIKLRYSDGKDANHYLREAKKDILLLKREKDVKVHLEFASIQNRELRKKVIYNLFPLVDSVGMDEAEIAHVLNALGYSKLAERIFTYNRIEDTVLGGKILVDEMNLEVLQIHTIYYIMYITHSDNPLSEDELRSSLELATTLAAARASLGDIKSPEDVKVGMKVPYNEYGEFVKLRFEEAKRRLRTREYKVVIIPTRLVKNPVSTVGLGDTISAGAFTSYLAMLKKK, encoded by the coding sequence ATGAGGCTCCTCGATGAGGCTAGGGGGATTTCAGTATACACGGCCTACAACACGAACGTAGACGCGATAACCTTTCTGAACGGTGAGGTGGTGCAGAGGCTCATAGAGGAGTTCGGGGCCGAAGCTGTCAGAAAACGGATGGACGACTATCCGAGGGAGATAAACGAGCCCCTGGACTTTGTCGCGAGGCTGGTTCATGCCCTCAAGACTGGCAAGCCCATGGCGGTGCCCCTCGTCAACGAGGAGCTTCATGAATGGTTCGATTCCCACTTCAAATACGACGTTGAGAGGATGGGCGGCCAGGCAGGAATCATAGCCAACTTACTCGCGAACCTCGATTTCAGGCGGGTGATAGTCTACACCCCCCACCTCGCGAGGAAACAGGCCGAGATGTTCGTGGACAGGCCTAACCTCCTCTACCCCCGCATCGAGGACGGCAGGTTAACCTTCAAACATCCCCGCGAGGCTTACCGTGAGAACGACCCGATAAAGGTGAACCGCATTTTTGAGTTCCGCGCCGGGACGACGTTCAAGCTCGGGGACGAGACGATAAAGGTTCCCTTCTCGGGCAGGTTCATCGTCTCGGCCCGCTTTGAGAGTATAAGGATTTACACCGAACCCGAGCTGAAGCGGTTCTTACCCGAGATCGGCCTCCAGGTTGATGGGGCAATTCTCTCAGGCTACCAGGGGATAAAGCTCCGCTACTCCGATGGGAAAGATGCCAACCACTACCTCAGGGAGGCCAAAAAGGACATTCTCCTCCTCAAGCGCGAGAAGGACGTTAAGGTTCATCTGGAGTTCGCCTCGATACAGAACCGTGAGCTGAGAAAGAAGGTAATCTATAACCTCTTTCCGCTCGTTGACAGCGTGGGAATGGACGAGGCGGAGATAGCCCACGTCCTCAACGCCCTCGGCTACTCCAAGCTCGCGGAGAGGATATTCACATACAACCGCATAGAGGACACCGTCCTGGGCGGCAAAATCCTCGTTGACGAGATGAACCTGGAGGTGCTCCAGATACACACGATTTACTACATCATGTACATCACCCACTCGGACAACCCGCTGAGCGAGGACGAGCTGAGGAGTAGTCTTGAGCTCGCAACGACCTTAGCCGCGGCGAGGGCTTCCCTCGGGGACATAAAGAGCCCTGAGGACGTAAAAGTCGGCATGAAGGTCCCGTACAACGAGTACGGCGAGTTCGTGAAGCTCCGCTTTGAAGAGGCCAAGAGACGCTTGAGGACGAGGGAGTACAAGGTCGTCATAATCCCGACGAGGCTCGTCAAAAACCCCGTCTCGACGGTTGGCTTGGGCGATACCATTTCGGCCGGAGCCTTCACGAGCTATTTGGCGATGCTGAAGAAAAAATAG
- a CDS encoding maleate cis-trans isomerase family protein yields the protein MYGWRGRLGLIVPSSNTTMEMELHSAIPEGVSLHTARVPLRNVTEEELVKMNTLAVEAARLLRDAGVEMILYGCTSGSFIGGKDYEKELESRIEEEVNVPVVSTSTAVVEALKMLDARDILVITPYTDEINEREKEFLEANEFNVLDTRGLGIEDNTQIGKLEPYEAYRLAKASFMDEADAVFISCTNLRTFEIIEPLEEDLGIPVVTSNQASLWLALREMDVMERIPWLGRLFTEF from the coding sequence ATGTACGGATGGAGAGGCAGACTTGGACTTATAGTTCCCTCATCCAACACTACGATGGAGATGGAGCTTCATTCTGCGATTCCCGAGGGAGTCTCACTCCACACCGCGAGGGTTCCGCTTAGGAACGTCACCGAGGAGGAGCTCGTAAAGATGAATACCCTCGCCGTCGAAGCGGCAAGGCTTCTGCGCGATGCTGGCGTTGAGATGATACTCTACGGCTGCACCAGCGGGTCGTTCATCGGGGGAAAGGATTACGAGAAGGAGCTCGAATCCCGGATCGAGGAAGAGGTAAACGTCCCCGTTGTCAGCACCAGCACGGCCGTTGTCGAGGCGCTCAAGATGCTGGACGCCAGGGACATCCTTGTGATCACCCCCTACACGGACGAGATAAATGAACGTGAAAAGGAGTTCCTGGAGGCGAACGAGTTCAACGTGCTCGACACAAGGGGGCTGGGAATAGAGGACAACACTCAGATTGGAAAGCTCGAACCCTACGAGGCCTACCGCCTTGCCAAGGCGAGCTTCATGGACGAGGCCGACGCTGTGTTCATCAGCTGTACCAACCTGAGGACATTCGAGATAATCGAGCCACTCGAAGAAGACCTCGGCATCCCCGTTGTTACGAGCAATCAAGCATCGCTGTGGCTCGCCTTAAGGGAGATGGACGTCATGGAGCGAATTCCCTGGCTTGGAAGGCTTTTCACCGAGTTCTGA
- a CDS encoding nitroreductase family protein, with the protein MELGDAIFERTSVRYFSEKEVSEEQVRALIEAAVRAPTASGLENWLFVVFKSEEAREEIYALIAKGMEAYYRAVNLPEEKIEKLRERIYREGMFRAPVYIAVFIDRRVRFLRGKEFDDLEFIWSVESAAMAIQNLMLKAVELGLGTVYIGVTNFPGIEEEVRVLAGLDENYYLVGVIPVGYPRTEPKPRKRKKAFEEVTRFI; encoded by the coding sequence GTGGAGCTCGGGGATGCGATATTTGAGAGAACCTCGGTAAGATACTTCTCGGAGAAGGAAGTCTCGGAGGAGCAGGTCAGGGCGCTCATCGAAGCGGCGGTGAGGGCGCCCACCGCGAGCGGACTGGAGAACTGGCTCTTTGTCGTTTTTAAGAGTGAAGAAGCCAGGGAGGAGATTTACGCCCTTATAGCGAAGGGCATGGAGGCCTACTACCGCGCCGTGAATCTGCCCGAGGAGAAGATAGAGAAGCTCAGGGAGAGAATATACAGGGAGGGAATGTTCAGGGCCCCCGTGTATATAGCTGTCTTCATTGACCGGCGCGTTAGGTTCCTCCGGGGGAAGGAGTTCGACGATTTGGAGTTCATATGGAGCGTCGAGAGCGCTGCCATGGCGATCCAGAACCTCATGCTGAAGGCAGTGGAGCTCGGCCTCGGGACGGTTTACATCGGCGTTACTAATTTTCCGGGGATAGAGGAGGAAGTTAGAGTGCTGGCTGGACTCGATGAGAACTACTACTTGGTTGGGGTTATTCCTGTGGGATATCCACGTACTGAGCCCAAGCCCCGGAAAAGGAAAAAGGCCTTCGAAGAAGTCACCCGTTTCATCTAA